The genomic interval TGTTGGCTCGTCCATGATCAGAACTCTTGCGTCCTGGCTCAAAGCCTTGGCGATTTCCACGCGCTGCCGATTGGCCACAGAAAGCGTGCTGACCTTCGCATCGATATCGAGATCAGGGCTATCGAGGGAGTCGAGCAGCTCGCGCGCCCGCTGGCGCATCTGCGTCCAGTCGATTGTGCCCCATGTGGTACGAGGCGCATTGCCGAGAAAGACGTTCTCGGCGACCGTCAATTCAGGGAATAGCAGCAGTTCCTGATAAACCGTGGCAATGCCCAGCCGACGCGCCTCTCTAGGTGAAAGGACTTTAGCCTCTTCACCACCAATACTGATGATGCCGGAATCTGGAGCGTGAACACCTGCAATGACCTTGATCATCGTGGATTTTCCCGCGCCATTTTCCCCCATCAGAGCGTGGACCTCACCGGCCCGCACGTTGAAATCAACATCCTTGAGAACGGATATTCCCGCGAAGGATTTTGATACCTTGCTCAGGGCGAGGATGACGCTCATGGCGTAGCCACTCCGTCAGCTGTCTGCGACGCCACCAAGCGCGCGCATGCACCACAGGTCCGGCAAGACCAAATCCGCATCGATCTCCTCCACCGGGCTTTGCCCGCTGTCCTCGCTGATGACCATCCTGTGGCCTGCGCCCGGCTTTGCCAGTGCTGCGAGCAAGTCTAAGCACCGATTAGGACATATGGTCAACAGATGATTATTTGAAATCTTTCTCGTTGAAGAACATCCCACTTCGTGCCAGTTTCGGACAAACAAATGACGATCGATAATCACCATGACTGTGTATAGTGAGGCTGAACGCCATCGCATCATTCGCGATGCGCTCAAGCATCGCCCCTTCGCAACGGTGCGCGACCTGCTGGATTTGCTCGCAGTATCCCCGGCGACGGTGCGACGCGACATCGCCAAGTTGCATGAGGATGGGAAGATCCGGAAAGTGTTTGGCGGCATAGCCTTGCCGGAACACGCAGAGTCCGAACGGGTCCATGCGCGGCCATTCGAGGAGAACCGGGTTCTCAATGTCGCGGTCAAACAAGCCATCGCCATAGAGGCCGAAAAGCTCTGCCGCGACGGTGATACCATCATCGTCAATGGCGGGACGACCTGCTACATTTTTGCCCGGCTCCTCGCGACACGGGCGCTGACGGTTTTCACCAATTCCATGCCAGTGGCGGCGACCCTATGGGAGAGCGGAGTGTGCCACCTGGTGGTTGGAGGTGGCGAGCTTCATCGGGAGCCCGGCGTACTCTTCACGCCTAATGCCCCC from Devosia sp. 2618 carries:
- a CDS encoding DeoR/GlpR family DNA-binding transcription regulator — encoded protein: MTVYSEAERHRIIRDALKHRPFATVRDLLDLLAVSPATVRRDIAKLHEDGKIRKVFGGIALPEHAESERVHARPFEENRVLNVAVKQAIAIEAEKLCRDGDTIIVNGGTTCYIFARLLATRALTVFTNSMPVAATLWESGVCHLVVGGGELHREPGVLFTPNAPENEFYASKFFVSAQGIGPEGLMESHPLMSRLIDDLARRADEVVVLVDASKFAIRARHSVIPLSRISTLITDSNLTDIDAKMLADEGVDVIIVDGNTSA